The following proteins are encoded in a genomic region of Coffea eugenioides isolate CCC68of chromosome 6, Ceug_1.0, whole genome shotgun sequence:
- the LOC113773212 gene encoding LOW QUALITY PROTEIN: DEAD-box ATP-dependent RNA helicase 40-like (The sequence of the model RefSeq protein was modified relative to this genomic sequence to represent the inferred CDS: inserted 2 bases in 1 codon; substituted 1 base at 1 genomic stop codon) produces MATAEAAPASLGPRYAPEDPTLPQPWKGLIDGSTGVLYYWNPETNVTQYEKPTAVAPPLPPGPPPSASTPTLAPIPGARTTQASEVQNQQMQAQQQVQQVNPHLQQQQQQALISPHIVQRHSSQIPPTGQQQGSQLVPSVEQQGQLTPQHLRPQMLQYVGQSTPSQSGQVQVPPGSHAPQQPMQQMGQQTLMYQGPPGGNPQTHQFPHQQTQYMPYQQNVLQHGHQNSQQQTLQRHHFSHQQDHKMGFPPREDIDSQQGKQVGHSPAQIQSSASSSIQNLPAGSSSMQAPQMGVQPNQATQFGGSSVNMQQPASLLQLQQGATDLLQPQHGSRFQNQMGPSMMHAQQPKVPPFGPNVGYDGSPLGRAGNDLYYNSNKDGHVMAPQQPKLAAIPMARNNQEMRRGDVHLQNVVPSHPGGLSGVTGPPMHDLYGHATGGPLFPNDSFTRPPPGIIGPSDANATHLSPADVYRQKHEVTATGDNVPAPFMTFEATGFPPEILREIQLAGFSFPTPIQAQTWPIALQSRDIVAIAKTGSGKTLGYLIPAFMHLRRLHNNPQYGPTVLVLAPTRELATQIQDEAIKFGRSSRVTCTCLYGGASKGPQLKELERGADIVVATPGRLNDILDSKRIDFRQVSFLVLDEADRMLDMGFEPQIRKIVNEIPPRRQTLMYTATWPKEVRKIANDLLVNPVQVNIGSVDELAANKSITQYVEVVPQMEKQRRLEQILRSQERGSKIIIFCSTKKLCDQLARSIGRNFGAAAIHGDKNQGERDWVLNQFRSGKTPILVATDVAARGLDIRDIRVVINYDFPTGIEDYVHRIGRTGRAGATGVSYFXEHIGLLSSXRRRGHQVPPEVKDMALRGAPSFSRDRGGINRFDSADVDGGGGGGRWESGGHGGMRDFGFGGRGGMRDSGFGGRGGMRDGGFGGRGGMRDGGFGGRGGFGNRGGMRYGSFGGRGGRDGGFGGGGGGPGGWDRNDRYSMDGRGRGRGRGRGRFDNRREIGDRSRGRSYSSSPERVRTWGYSRSRSRSRSRSRSRSRSYSRSHSRSRSWSRSHSPRRSRSRSRSRSPSYERYERRRRKTKFDQMDVNVPNADVPSESGMSPMSPGRQGNGFSGSGAMPAPAPAPAVQVPFISSTDPGTTGSHPSNPGIDPEV; encoded by the exons ATGGCGACTGCTGAGGCAGCACCAGCGTCACTAGGGCCACGCTATGCTCCCGAAGATCCTACTCTGCCACAACCTTGGAAGGGATTAATTGATGGTAGCACGGGTGTTTTATACTACTGGAATCCTGAAACTAATGTTACGCAATATGAAAAGCCTACTGCTGTTGCTCCTCCATTGCCCCCCGGTCCACCTCCTTCAGCTTCTACCCCTACTTTGGCTCCAATTCCAGGCGCTAGGACTACCCAAGCAAGTGAAGTCCAAAACCAGCAAATGCAGGCCCAACAACAAGTACAACAAGTGAATCCTCAtttgcagcagcagcagcaacaagCACTGATATCACCTCATATTGTTCAACGGCATAGCTCGCAAATACCACCAACTGGGCAGCAACAGGGTTCACAGTTGGTTCCTTCTGTGGAACAACAGGGGCAGCTAACACCACAGCACCTTAGGCCACAGATGTTGCAATATGTTGGTCAATCAACTCCATCGCAGTCGGGACAAGTACAGGTCCCTCCTGGATCACATGCTCCACAACAACCAATGCAACAAATGGGCCAGCAAACTCTCATGTATCAAGGTCCACCCGGAGGGAATCCACAGACCCATCAGTTTCCCCACCAACAGACTCAGTATATGCCATATCAACAGAATGTACTTCAGCACGGACATCAAAATTCACAGCAACAGACTCTCCAAAGGCACCACTTTTCCCATCAACAGGATCACAAGATGGGGTTCCCACCTCGGGAGGATATTGATTCACAACAAGGAAAGCAAGTGGGACATTCACCTGCACAGATTCAGTCTAGTGCTTCATCCTCAATTCAAAATCTTCCTGCTGGTAGTAGTTCCATGCAGGCACCTCAGATGGGTGTTCAACCTAATCAAGCTACGCAGTTTGGTGGCTCCTCAGTCAACATGCAGCAGCCTGCATCTTTATTACAGTTGCAGCAGGGTGCAACGGATTTGCTTCAACCTCAGCATGGCTCAAGGTTTCAGAATCAGATGGGCCCCTCAATGATGCATGCCCAACAGCCAAAGGTACCCCCATTTGGACCAAATGTGGGCTATGATGGAAGCCCTCTTGGAAGAGCTGGAAATGATTTGTATTATAACTCTAACAAGGATGGCCACGTGATGGCTCCTCAGCAGCCCAAGCTTGCTGCAATACCAATGGCAAGAAATAATCAG GAGATGAGGAGGGGGGATGTTCACCTTCAAAATGTCGTACCAAGTCATCCTGGGGGACTGAGTGGTGTAACTGGGCCACCTATGCATGACTTATATGGTCATGCAACTGGTGGTCCACTATTTCCGAACGATTCTTTCACAAGGCCTCCTCCAGGCATTATAGGACCCTCAGATGCTAATGCAACTCATCTCTCGCCTGCTGATGTTTATCGCCAAAAGCATGAAGTAACAGCAACG GGGGACAATGTTCCTGCTCCATTCATGACTTTTGAGGCCACTGGTTTCCCACCAGAAATACTGAGGGAG ATACAGTTGGCTGGTTTCTCTTTTCCCACACCAATTCAGGCACAAACTTGGCCAATTGCTTTACAAAGCAGGGACATAGTTGCAATTGCAAAGACAGGTTCTGGGAAAACATTGGGATACTTAATCCCTGCATTCATGCATCTCAGAAGACTCCACAACAATCCCCAGTATGGCCCCACTGTGTTGGTTTTAGCTCCAACTCGTGAGCTTGCCACACAAATACAGGATGAAGCTATCAAGTTTGGTCGATCTTCCAGAGTTACTTGCACA TGCCTGTATGGCGGTGCTTCCAAAGGCCCTCAGCTAAAAGAACTGGAGAGGGGAGCAGATATTGTTGTTGCCACTCCTGGTCGGTTGAATGACATTCTTGATAGCAAGAGGATTGATTTTCGGCAGGTCTCTTTTCTTGTGCTTGATGAAGCTGATCGAATGCTTGACATGGGTTTTGAACCTCAGATTCGCAAGATTGTTAATGAAATACCACCACGGAGACAAACGCTCATGTACACTGCTACTTGGCCTAAAGAAGTGAGAAAAATAGCGAATGATCTTCTTGTTAATCCAGTACAGGTGAACATTGGGAGTGTAGATGAACTTGCTGCCAATAAGTCCATCACACAG TATGTTGAAGTGGTCCCTCAAATGGAGAAGCAGAGACGCTTGGAGCAAATTCTTAGATCCCAAGAACGGGGTTCCAAAATTATCATCTTCTGTTCAACAAAAAAGTTGTGTGATCAGCTGGCACGTAGTATTGGTCGCAACTTTGGGGCTGCTGCAATTCATGGAGACAAGAATCAGGGCGAGAGGGATTGGGTTCTGAATCAATTTCGATCTGGGAAGACCCCAATCTTAGTGGCCACTGATGTTGCAGCACGTGGGCTTGATATCCGAGACATAAG GGTTGTCATCAATTATGACTTCCCAACGGGCATTGAAGATTACGTTCACCGCATTGGAAGAACTGGCAGGGCTGGTGCTACAGGTGTGTCTTATTT TGAGCATATTGGGCTGCTATCTAGTTAAAGGAGGAGGGGGCATCAAGTACCGCCAGAAGTAAAAGATATGGCTTTACGAGGTGCACCAAGCTTCAGCAGGGATCGAGGTGGGATAAATCGTTTTGATTCTGCTGATGttgatggtggtggtggtggtggacgTTGGGAATCTGGTGGCCATGGTGGGATGAGGGATTTTGGCTTTGGTGGCCGAGGTGGGATGAGGGATAGTGGCTTTGGTGGCCGTGGAGGGATGAGGGATGGTGGCTTTGGCGGTCGTGGTGGGATGAGGGATGGTGGCTTTGGTGGCCGTGGTGGCTTTGGCAACCGTGGTGGGATGAGGTACGGTAGTTTTGGTGGCCGTGGAGGGAGAGACGGTGGatttggtggtggtggtggtggcccTGGTGGTTGGGATAGGAATGATCGTTATAGCATGGATGGGCGAGGGCGTGGTAGGGGACGTGGACGGGGCCGATTTGATAATAGAAGAGAGATTGGAGATAGAAGTAGAGGCAGAAGCTACAGCTCCAGTCCCGAGAGGGTACGAACGTGGGGTTATAGCAGGAGCAGGAGCCGAAGCCGAAGCCGAAGCCGAAGCAGGAGTAGAAGTTACAGTCGGAGCCACAGTAGGAGTAGAAGCTGGTCACGCAGCCATAGCCCAAGGCGCAGCCGAAGCCGAAGCCGCAGCCGCAGCCCCAGCTATGAGAGATATGAGAGGCGGCGACGCAAAACTAAGTTTGATCAGATGGATGTAAACGTTCCAAATGCTGATGTTCCTTCCGAGTCAGGTATGTCTCCCATGTCTCCAGGCAGACAGGGCAACGGATTTTCTGGGTCTGGGGCTATGCCTGCGCCTGCGCCTGCGCCTGCTGTGCAAGTACCTTTTATTTCAAGCACTGATCCTGGCACCACTGGATCTCATCCTAGCAATCCAGGCATCGATCCAGAGGTTTGA
- the LOC113775339 gene encoding mitochondrial acidic protein mam33 gives MQRLGSLLLKSSEVIQGLRFYSQGIRAIQDLDLLKILQSEINHELTSKPPAQGDESGSLLDFVLEWDSPKTQDVVLRKKSESGEEVAISALLRGQSFEPDGEFPPATDVKMKVCIKKPGLRSILLFDCEVSNRGEDKSGFNIQNAYYIQSASCLSPSVYRGPLFSDLDPQLQDELKKYLEARGIGESLLNFLLLRLGKKEQSQYVNWLQKLESAFRESD, from the exons ATGCAAAGACTAGGTAGTTTGCTGCTAAAATCCAGTGAAGTAATTCAAGGCCTTCGTTTTTATTCTCAAGGCATAAGAGCAATCCAAGACCTTGATTTGCTCAAAATCTTGCAATCTGAAATTAACCATGAACTCACTTCCAAACCCCCCGCCCAG GGTGATGAAAGTGGGTCCTTGCTGGATTTTGTGCTAGAATGGGATTCTCCAAAAACCCAAGATGTTGTTCTGCGAAAGAAATCTGAGTCGGGTGAGGAAGTTGCTATTTCAGCCCTATTACGAGGGCAGTCTTTTGAACCAGATGGTGAATTTCCCCCAGCCACTGATGTTAAGATGAAAGTGTGCATAAAGAAGCCTGGGTTGAGATCCATCCTGCTGTTTGATTGTGAAGTTTCTAACAGAGGTGAAGACAAGTCAGGCTTCAATATCCAGAATGCCTATTACATCCAATCAGCATCTTGCTTGAGTCCTTCGGTATATAGAGGCCCCTTATTCAG TGACTTGGACCCTCAGTTGCAAGATGAGCTCAAGAAGTATCTAGAGGCCAGGGGAATCGGAGAAAGCCTTCTGAATTTTCTCCTTCTTCGCCTAGGGAAGAAGGAGCAGAGTCAGTATGTGAACTGGTTGCAGAAATTGGAATCTGCTTTCAGGGAAAGTGATTGA
- the LOC113775527 gene encoding nuclear pore complex protein NUP93A: protein MASDADMGSWNDLLHSSSRLLEQAAPSAQFPPLQRNLDQLESLSKKLKAKTLRTEAPSQSIAATRLLAREGINAEQLARDLKSFELKTTYEDVFPAEATTVEEYLQQVHEMAMVSAVQEAQKDNLRSFSDYMMTVLEEDWQKEKRDFLQSLGRISRLPRINVMDSGTGSVRQGQIGTLTSSPHVSSGPSTMELAPLANKPIVEKKAAAYGEVVKDLNSARERGSSFKPATAFKLAYESLGIDTSGGKSVGMQKMWNLVLTLMNEDSTPKPNVSRKLSLVMGARRHLEWGHEKYVLDTIQSHPAQASLGGAVDNLQRIRAFLRIRLRDYGVLDFDADDARRQPPIDTTWQQIYFCLRTGYYDKAQEVAQSSRVAHHFAPLLTEWIASGSLVSPRTVAAASEECEKLLRSGDRVGRASYDKKKLVLYAIISGSRRLIDRLLREQPTLFNTIEDFLWFKLSAIHEWSDGSSSAVLNEGFSPYTLEDLQAYLNKFEPSYYTKNGKDPLVYPYVLLLSIQLLPAVLYLSKDIGDEGYGIDSVHINIVFADHEVLSEGAGAAQKFGVMDAFAEASSIIRQYGSAYLRNGDLSMALEYYAQAAAAVGGGELSWTGRGSIDQQRQRTLMLKQLFTELLLHDGGIYLLLGPRGTGEEGQLGRFFTDGKTRQQFLLEAARQCQDTGLYDKSIEIQKRVGAFSGALETVNKCLSEAICALSLGRLDGESRTSGLIHSGNDILEAFKYHPEISPQERENVMEQQTVLRQLEAILCVHKLARVGHYLDALREVAKLPFLPLDPRAPDFASDVFNNLSPYVQTCVPDLLRVALHCLDNVKDTDGSLRALRTKIANFLANNVNRNWPSDLYEKVARSL, encoded by the exons ATGGCGAGCGATGCAGACATGGGTAGCTGGAATGATCTTCTCCACTCGTCCTCGAGGCTACTCGAACAAGCCGCTCCTTCCGCCCAGTTCCCTCCTCTTCAG AGGAATTTGGACCAGTTAGAATCATTGTCAAAGAAGCTCAAGGCAAAAACCCTAAGAACTGAAGCTCCTTCACAATCTATTGCCGCGACTAG GTTATTAGCACGAGAGGGGATAAATGCAGAGCAACTTGCGCGCGATCTCAAGTCATTTGAGCTAAAG ACAACATATGAAGATGTTTTCCCTGCAGAAGCAACAACAGTTGAAGAATATTTACAACAG GTCCATGAGATGGCAATGGTGTCAGCTGTACAGGAAGCTCAGAAGGATAATCTTAGAAGTTTCAGCGACTACATGATGACAGTTTTGGAG GAGGACTGGCAAAAAGAAAAACGAGACTTCCTCCAAAGTCTGGGTCGGATTTCGAGGTTGCCCAGAATCAATGTGATGGATTCAGGCACTGGTTctgttcgtcaaggtcaaataGGGACACTAACTTCCAGTCCTCATGTTTCATCTGGTCCATCTACCATGGAGCTTGCACCGTTGGCTAATAAGCCCATTGTTGAGAAAAAAGCTGCAGCCTATGGAGAAGTTGTGAAGGACCTCAACAGTGCCAGAGAGCGTGGTTCTTCTTTCAAG CCTGCTACAGCTTTCAAGCTTGCATATGAGAGTTTAGGCATTGATACATCTGGAGGCAAATCAGTTGGCATGCAGAAAATGTGGAACCTTGTTTTG ACACTGATGAATGAGGATTCAACTCCAAAACCAAATGTTTCAAGGAAACTATCATTGGTAATGGGAGCTAGACGCCACCTTGAATGGGGGCATGAAAAATATGTCCTAGATACAATACAGAGTCATCCTGCACAG GCTTCTCTTGGTGGAGCTGTTGATAATTTGCAGCGAATTCGAGCCTTCCTGAGG ATTCGTTTAAGGGATTATGGTGTCCTTGACTTTGATGCGGATGATGCTCGTAGACAGCCTCCCATTGATACCACTTGgcagcag ATATACTTTTGCTTGAGAACTGGGTACTATGATAAAGCGCAAGAAGTTGCCCAATCATCTCGTGTTGCACACCACTTTGCTCCTCTG CTCACTGAGTGGATTGCCTCTGGCAGTCTCGTATCGCCTAGGACTGTGGCTGCTGCCTCTGAAGAGTGTGAAAAATTGTTGAGGAGTGGTGATAGAGTTGGCCGAGCTTCATATGACAAGAAAAAATTAGTTCTGTATGCCATCATATCTGGTTCTCGCAGGCTGATAGACAGACTGCTTAGAGAGCAACCCACACTTTTCAATACCATAGAGGATTTCTTGTGGTTCAAGTTGTCTGCTATACATGAATGGTCTGATGGTTCATCTTCTGCTGTTCTTAATGAGGGATTCTCACCCTACACTTTGGAAGATTTACAGGCTTACCTAAATAAGTTTGAACCTTCATATTATACAAAGAATGGAAAGGATCCTCTGGTGTATCCATATGTTTTATTGTTGAGCATTCAGCTGCTTCCAGCAGTCCTTTATTTGTCCAAGGATATAGGAGATGAAGGATATGGCATTGATTCTGTCCACATAAATATAGTATTCGCTGACCATGAGGTCCTTTCTGAAGGTGCTGGGGCTGCTCAAAAATTTGGAGTGATGGATGCTTTTGCAGAGGCTTCTAGCATAATTAGGCAGTATGGATCTGCTTATCTACGGAACGGTGACCTGTCAATGGCACTAGAGTACTATGCACAGGCTGCTGCTGCAGTGGGTGGTGGTGAGCTTTCATGGACTGGAAGAGGTAGTATAGATCAGCAGCGGCAGAGGACCTTGATGTTGAAGCAACTTTTTACAGAACTTTTATTACATGATGGTGGTATTTATCTTCTGCTCGGACCAAGAGGTACCGGAGAAGAAGGTCAACTTGGCAGATTTTTCACTGATGGAAAGACAAGGCAACAGTTTCTGCTTGAGGCTGCGCGGCAGTGTCAGGATACTGGGCTGTATGACAAA TCCATAGAGATTCAAAAGAGAGTTGGGGCATTCTCTGGAGCTCTGGAGACAGTCAACAAGTGCCTGTCTGAAGCAATTTGTGCCCTATCACTTGGTAGATTGGACGGTGAGAGCAGGACTTCTGGGCTCATTCATTCCGGAAATGATATTTTGGAGGCATTTAAGTATCATCCAGAGATCAG TCCTCAGGAGCGAGAGAATGTTATGGAACAGCAAACTGTGTTAAGACAGCTTGAGGCAATCTTGTGTGTTCATAAGCTTGCGAGGGTGGGACATTATTTAGATGCTTTGAGGGAGGTAGCAaaacttccatttcttcctcTTGATCCCCGAGCACCGGATTTTGCCTCTGACGTATTTAATAATCTATCCCCTTATGTCCAAACTTGTGTGCCTGACCTTCTAAGAGTTGCTCTTCATTGTTTGGACAATGTCAAAGATACAGATGGTTCGCTTCGTGCCTTGAGAACGAAG ATAGCAAACTTCCTTGCAAATAACGTGAACAGGAACTGGCCTAGTGACTTGTATGAAAAGGTTGCCCGAAGCTTGTAA
- the LOC113773733 gene encoding F-box/kelch-repeat protein At1g57790-like, which produces MAEKIKKRKGETRPWADLHEDLLRTIIQKLCLYDRVHSILVCKEWQAKILTIQPLTSSRLPWWMFQYNWRKSFQNNSQKLTLDGMLFNPDSRKLYPVKKDNWKSKDMSLVFQARPCASEQGWLLFFKGLRKNGTSFFFYNPFSNDFMLLPSLSSCTGYVRAAFSRIPTSPDCVVFIAYHVNQELHIGTYTFGEKNWRTQVVAQAGDIVKSIVYSSEKGEVYCVFWGGKLAKFDVVSRCWSLVKERSLYHLASNKQILIEYKGQLLLFSIHDIQLGYIYRFDWSLMDWIALDSLGGGAIFIDFSQSLSIAVEEASGWEDNIVYKTYGNSRYYYSSYSLKTRQSCDLSEYYGYEPKQGTYCGTTWIQPQMQGKLKN; this is translated from the coding sequence ATGGCGGAGAAGATTAAGAAGCGGAAGGGTGAAACAAGGCCCTGGGCTGATCTTCACGAAGACCTCCTACGAACAATCATTCAGAAACTTTGCTTATATGATCGAGTTCATTCGATCCTTGTTTGCAAGGAGTGGCAAGCAAAAATCTTAACAATTCAGCCATTAACGAGTAGTAGACTACCCTGGTGGATGTTCCAGTACAATTGGCGTAAGAGCTTCCAAAATAACAGTCAAAAACTAACACTTGATGGGATGTTATTCAACCCAGATTCGAGAAAACTTTATCCTGTTAAGAAGGACAATTGGAAGTCAAAAGATATGAGCCTTGTCTTCCAAGCAAGGCCGTGTGCTTCAGAACAAGGCTGGCTGCTTTTCTTCAAGGGGCTTAGGAAGAATGGaacctcttttttcttttataatcCGTTCTCTAATGATTTCATGTTGCTACCATCATTAAGTAGTTGTACTGGTTACGTTAGAGCTGCTTTTTCAAGAATTCCTACTTCTCCCGATTGTGTTGTCTTCATCGCGTACCATGTCAATCAAGAGCTACACATTGGAACATACACTTTCGGTGAGAAAAACTGGCGAACCCAAGTTGTTGCTCAGGCAGGGGATATAGTAAAGAGTATAGTCTACAGTTCTGAAAAAGGTGAAGTATATTGTGTTTTCTGGGGAGGGAAGttagcaaaatttgatgttgTCAGCCGATGTTGGAGTTTGGTCAAAGAACGAAGTTTGTATCATTTAGCATCAAACAAACAAATCCTGATTGAATACAAAGGGCAGCTTTTATTATTCAGCATTCATGATATCCAGTTGGGTTACATCTACAGGTTTGATTGGTCTCTCATGGACTGGATTGCTCTGGATAGCTTAGGCGGCGGAGCAATTTTTATCGACTTCTCTCAGTCGCTGTCGATAGCAGTTGAAGAAGCATCAGGCTGGGAAGACAATATAGTCTATAAAACTTATGGGAACAGTAGATACTATTATTCTTCTTACTCGTTGAAGACTCGACAGTCCTGCGATCTTAGTGAGTATTACGGCTATGAGCCAAAGCAAGGAACTTATTGTGGCACAACATGGATTCAGcctcaaatgcaaggaaaacTCAAGAACTGA